Below is a genomic region from Salvelinus fontinalis isolate EN_2023a chromosome 2, ASM2944872v1, whole genome shotgun sequence.
GTCTTTTCCAGTCAGCAGGGAGATTAGTTTATGGCACAGCTGAAAGAACAGAGCATTTGTCTGCCTTTCTGTCAGTCAAAAGATGCCATCAGATCTCTAAGCGAATAATACCTTGTATAACAAACAGTACGACATTGGACATGTAATACCTACAGTAATGAAACAGGAAAGGTATGCAATGTGACGGCTCTACTAGGGAATAGGGATGGAATAAATGTCACTAGGTATAAATCTATGCACACCCctccatgctattatctgatgggCTGAGCCCCACAATGAACCTTTCTCCCTAACATCCATTCTTCCTCTTCctattcctctcctcttccttcacccTCTCTGGACCTCCTGTGACACGGAGCGGCCCAGTGCTTTGGGCGCCTTGGCGAACTCCATCCTGAGTGGCTTGGCGGGGGGCAGGTCCTGTGTGATCTCGACCACGGCCCTCTTGCCAGGGCAGGCACCGTCGGGGATGGGGAAGGTACGGAGGTCCTCCTGGGTGTGTGGTGCTCCGCGGCCCAGCCGGATGCCCAGCTGTGCGGGGGTGAAGATGGGCAGGGGCAGGGTGTTCCTCTTGGGCAGGAGCTGGTGCTCCCTCACACCCCTCTCCACGGTGCCCACTCTGTACACCCCCGAGGGACAGGCCTGGGCCAGAGAGCGAGCCTCCCACTGACGAGTGTAGGTCTCCCGACGAGAGGCATCGTTCATGTTCATTGTCTGTCTGTGAAGAGATGAGACCGACACAGTTAGGAATGAACAGTTGGACATTGCGCAGTGATTTTCAAACTCTAATCTCTCTCAGTATCAAGCTGAGAATCCTACCAGCGAAATGAAAATCATTACATTTTACAGTCAGCTGATAGATTAGCCTGACAGTTCTTGTAACTAGATACATTATACAGTAGGCTAGTCTTGAGTATGATGACTCGCAGGGTAATATAGGAGGACGTCTAGCTTTATTGATATCGAAGACTTTAAATAAGAAGAAATGACTTAATGTTGTTCAATATGTTACATCTACCAGAAGAAATGAATACAGTTTGTCTAAAGGCTGGGACTCACCTGTCCATGGCCCGGGTCTTCATGTTAACACTGTTCCAGTCGGCTTTGTAGCTctccctctgagcctggttctcCTCCCGTACGCTGCAGGCCAGCTCAGCCCCCACCACGGCCCCAGCACGCTTCTCAACAACGGTACACACCTGCATTATCACGGTTCCGTGTGGGTGAAGTTCTGTCCTTATATCGGATTTATCACCTCCGTTAGTTTCTCAGactcctctatctgtctgtcttggTATCTCTGTGTTCGGTGTTCTTCTCTCTggactatctgtctgtctgtagttgcTAGCCAAGGTAATCTGTGACGGTTCAGgcaggtctctcctctctcttgcgtctgtggtgatggtgatggtctGGGGGTCTCTGCTGTCTGTGTCTGGGACCATGCCCGTCTATCTCTTTTATAGAAGCCCTGCTGCTATTTCTAAGCCATGTTGTCACTCCACAGCTAGTGTGTGCTGACACCTGACACCAAGAGCGGCCCGTCTCTGACTTTGTCCCGGGAGTTAGAACTGACTCACTCAGGGCAGctgttgagaaagagagagggaggtggctgggggagagagaaagagagtgcggTAAAGAAATGGGAGTGGGTGGGTTACCGGTAATTGTACTCAGAATCCCCTGATACTCAAATTATACCCCCAATCCCCTCTATAATCACCTCGACCTAACATGCTAAATTGAGGGAGATCTGGTTATCAAACGAAGTGGAACGTTTCCCTCATAAGAGCACTATCGGACCCAGTGTTCAGAGACATGTAAATACACACGAGCACACAGGGGGGTACTTCTGAGAGCTGGCATCTGAATAGAGCTCAGGTCTTGATGTACATATAGTAACCAGTGGCAGAACACTAATGTGGAAAGAGATTAGCTCATGCTAATAATGCTGGGTGTTGAGGGGAAACTCTATTGCCCCAAGAGAGAATACATAGATTGAACATACAAAACATGAagaactctttccatgacatagactgaccaggtgaatccaggtgaaagctatgatcccttactgatgtcacctgttaaatgcacttcaatcagggtagatgaaggggggagacgggttaaagaaggatttttaaaccttgagacaattgagacattgacTGTGTATGTGCCAGTCGGGGGGTGAATGTaagtacctttgaacggggtaccaGGTGTACCGGTACCAGGTGCCAGGtgtaccggtttgtgtcaagaactgcgacACTGCTTAgcttttcaagctcaacagtttcctgtgtgtatcaagaatggtccaccccacaaaggacatccagccaacttcccacaactgtgggaagcattagagtcaacatgggccagcttccCTGTGGGACGCTTtcgaacaccttgtagagtccatgccccgatgaattgaggctgttctgagggcgaaaggCAACTCAATAATGtaaaagtgttcctaatgtttggtatactcagtgtacatgtacatatactgtacatatacataCAGATTTTGAAACTGACAGTTATCTTGATAGCTAGCAGTGTGAAAATGCTGAGTTTAAGGTTGTCTCTTTCAGTAACCCTGGAGTGCCCTGGCATGTACGGCCTGGCTATATTTGGGGTAACAGTTCCTTTTAGAGACTAGAGATCAAAGGTGATGTTCTGTAGGCAGGTGGTCAGTCTGTTTTGGATGAAGCTTAGCTATACGTGCTACGCAACAGATACCAGGCCAAGGCATTGACCAAGGGACCAACTCTTTTTTTGTATAAACTACGGTCAGTAAAACACAAGTCATTTCTATTTGACTAGAGAACAGTACCTTGTGAATATGTTATCGGGCTTATTAGCTGTGTTGTAGCAGTGTTTTGACTGTCATGGACTGTGACTTCTAACTTTGATTTATTAGTCTGATGACAGAGACCCACTCCAGCCAAGAGTCTCTCAGGTTACAGTCTTAAAGATTTTCTCTctttcacgcacacacacacacacacacacacacacacacacacacacacacacacacacacacacacacacacacacacacacacacacacacacacacacacacacacacacacacacatacagacgctCACGCACACATGTAATGTCGCCTCGGTGTCACTACCAGCCACTCTGTCAATGACTAACTCTTCCGCATCAGACACTGATGTCATCCAATATATAACACCTGCATAGCAAGAATACCTTTAAAGTTACGCATGTATTCGTTGCTTTCAAATTAATATTGAAACTAAATATGAATCTATTCTTCAATGTACAATATTTTACACAGCTGCTTAGTTATCGGATAATACAAATAATTATAAAGTATTCGATTCGTTCCTCTCGCTCAACTTTAGGTTATACATGAGCTATGACTTATTAGTTTCAATTAATATTCTCATGTACTTCATTTAGTTTAAATGTCCTCAAATAAAACCTCATAAAAATGGCCCCCAAGTACAGCAATATATTCCTATTCTCACGTCTAAGACATGTACCGTAATGACACAACAACGTATGTAAGATATCACATCGCAGacgcacgtatgcacacacacacacacacacacacacacacacacacacacacacacacacacacacacacacacacacacacacacacacacacacacacacacacacacacacacacacacacacacacacactatgtgttATGCAGCCATGGTAACCATAAAATGTCACTTCAGTTCAGGATTCCAATTGCAGAAACCTAGTAAGTCTCGAGGCATACTTCTGCAGTGAGATCATTCTCCTTTTCAAAAAACAGAACTAAATACATTTTGACATTTGATAAGTCAATCAGTCTTTTTTTGACACTCATTCACCTAGCACGTACAGTACATTAGTGACTGTCATATGAGTCAGTGTTACCGCTTTCTTTTATCGCTTTGGTGCTATATTCACAAATATGTGGTGAATTTGAAAAACTCTTCGTACAAAACTCCAAACTGGTAATATTTGTAATACGAGTAAAGAACAAGAAGGCCCGCACACTGTTAAACTCCCAATTCACCTCTTTATTGACAACGTATCCATCCGAAACGGAACTTCGTCAGGTCGAACAAACAAACTGATTGTAGATTATGTAACTTAATGGCAGCTGTAAATGTTTCCGCTAGTGACT
It encodes:
- the LOC129829397 gene encoding telethonin-like codes for the protein MQVCTVVEKRAGAVVGAELACSVREENQAQRESYKADWNSVNMKTRAMDRQTMNMNDASRRETYTRQWEARSLAQACPSGVYRVGTVERGVREHQLLPKRNTLPLPIFTPAQLGIRLGRGAPHTQEDLRTFPIPDGACPGKRAVVEITQDLPPAKPLRMEFAKAPKALGRSVSQEVQRG